A window from Pseudomonas kribbensis encodes these proteins:
- a CDS encoding SEC-C metal-binding domain-containing protein → MTQQPHVHGPDCNHDHDHHHDHDHGHVHGPNCGHAHQEPVRNALKDVGRNDPCPCGNGKKFKKCHGA, encoded by the coding sequence ATGACCCAGCAACCTCATGTCCATGGCCCAGACTGCAACCACGATCATGACCATCACCATGATCACGACCATGGCCATGTCCACGGCCCGAACTGCGGCCACGCCCACCAGGAGCCGGTGCGCAACGCCCTGAAAGACGTCGGCCGCAACGACCCTTGCCCGTGCGGCAACGGCAAGAAGTTCAAGAAGTGCCACGGCGCTTGA
- a CDS encoding cysteine hydrolase family protein, which translates to MELQANAALIIIDQQKGILEPRLGRRNNPLAEQRILDLLDFWRRSGRPVTHVQHLSRSPDSVFWPEQSGVEFQDRFLPQDGEWLIQKQVPDAFCATGLEVKLRDAGIGQLVIVGVATNNSVESTARTAGNLGFETWVAEDACFTFDKADYFGTPRSAEEVHAMSLGNLHGEYATVVSSAEILAEVLY; encoded by the coding sequence ATGGAGCTTCAGGCCAACGCTGCACTGATTATCATCGACCAGCAAAAGGGCATTCTGGAGCCGCGTCTGGGGCGGCGGAATAATCCGTTGGCCGAACAACGGATCCTCGATCTGCTGGACTTTTGGCGGCGCAGCGGGCGGCCGGTGACTCACGTGCAGCACCTGTCGCGCTCGCCGGATTCGGTGTTCTGGCCAGAACAGTCCGGGGTGGAATTTCAGGACAGGTTTCTGCCGCAGGATGGCGAGTGGCTGATCCAGAAACAGGTGCCGGATGCGTTTTGTGCGACGGGGCTTGAAGTGAAATTGCGTGACGCGGGGATCGGACAATTGGTCATCGTCGGTGTGGCGACCAACAACTCGGTGGAGTCCACGGCGCGCACGGCGGGCAATCTGGGGTTCGAGACGTGGGTGGCGGAGGATGCGTGCTTTACCTTCGACAAGGCCGATTATTTCGGCACGCCGCGTTCGGCTGAAGAGGTGCATGCCATGTCGCTGGGGAATCTGCATGGGGAGTATGCGACGGTGGTCAGCAGCGCTGAAATTCTTGCGGAAGTCTTATACTGA
- a CDS encoding glutathione binding-like protein — MIDLYYWTTPNGHKISLFLEEAGLRYNVHPINISQGEQFQPHFLKIAPNNRIPAIVDHEPADGGEPLSLFESGAILLYLAEKTGKFLPKDLRGRQVALQWLFWQMGGLGPMAGQNHHFSQFAPEKIPYAIKRYIDETARLYGVLDKQLANHEFVAGSEYSIADMAIYPWIVSHKWQSQNLEDFPNVLRWFNHIKDRPATVKAYALVQKINPPKA, encoded by the coding sequence ATGATCGACCTGTATTACTGGACCACGCCCAACGGCCACAAGATTTCCCTGTTCCTCGAAGAGGCCGGCCTGCGCTACAACGTGCACCCGATCAACATCAGCCAGGGCGAGCAGTTCCAGCCGCACTTCCTGAAGATCGCGCCGAACAATCGCATTCCGGCCATCGTCGATCATGAGCCGGCCGATGGCGGCGAACCGTTGTCGCTGTTCGAGTCCGGCGCCATCCTGCTGTACCTCGCGGAAAAGACCGGGAAGTTCCTGCCCAAGGATCTGCGTGGCCGTCAGGTGGCGCTGCAATGGCTGTTCTGGCAGATGGGCGGGCTGGGGCCGATGGCCGGGCAGAACCATCACTTCAGCCAGTTCGCCCCGGAAAAAATCCCCTACGCGATCAAGCGCTACATCGATGAAACCGCACGTTTGTACGGGGTGCTGGACAAGCAACTGGCCAACCATGAGTTCGTTGCCGGCAGCGAATACAGCATCGCCGACATGGCGATCTACCCGTGGATCGTCTCGCACAAATGGCAGAGCCAGAACCTCGAAGACTTCCCGAACGTGCTGCGCTGGTTCAACCACATCAAGGATCGCCCGGCGACCGTGAAGGCCTACGCGCTGGTGCAGAAGATCAATCCGCCGAAGGCTTGA
- a CDS encoding DUF6231 family protein translates to MNVAISSRTPQQALAALLDRYAPARLLLIGASEFPALAAFKAAHPDTCVAHAAPGALPADLAAQRFDLALVVDCLEHLPKREGLNLLGGIRNLNASRIAVLADLPASGWQETDFYSLALQASERFARDEQVLTLFTYDLLDYKQVPDWLNSRFWANPENFGKYWW, encoded by the coding sequence ATGAACGTCGCGATTTCTTCCCGCACGCCACAGCAGGCGTTGGCCGCTCTGCTCGACCGCTACGCCCCGGCACGCCTGCTGCTGATCGGCGCCAGCGAATTTCCGGCACTGGCCGCTTTCAAGGCTGCACATCCGGACACTTGCGTTGCTCACGCCGCGCCCGGCGCCTTGCCCGCAGATCTCGCCGCACAGCGTTTCGACCTCGCGCTGGTGGTCGATTGCCTGGAGCATCTGCCCAAGCGCGAAGGCCTGAACCTGCTCGGCGGGATTCGCAATCTCAACGCCAGCCGCATCGCCGTGCTGGCCGACCTGCCGGCCAGCGGCTGGCAGGAAACCGATTTCTATTCGCTCGCCCTCCAGGCCAGCGAACGCTTCGCCCGGGATGAACAGGTGCTGACGCTGTTCACCTATGATCTGCTTGACTACAAACAAGTCCCCGACTGGCTCAATTCGCGGTTCTGGGCCAATCCGGAAAACTTCGGGAAATACTGGTGGTAA
- a CDS encoding YchJ family protein: MSTAICPCGSGNLLDACCGHYHAGHPAPCAEALMRSRYSAYVLGLIDYLVATTLPAQQAGLDRQSISNWSASSTWLGLNVESSEVFGGQPEHAFVTFTARWHDSQGEHSHRERSSFVQNGGRWYFIDPTVQLKLGRNDSCPCASGQKFKKCCAGYFGA; this comes from the coding sequence ATGAGTACAGCCATTTGCCCCTGCGGCAGCGGCAACCTGCTGGATGCCTGCTGCGGCCATTATCATGCGGGCCATCCGGCACCGTGCGCCGAAGCCCTGATGCGTTCGCGCTACAGCGCCTACGTGCTGGGCCTGATTGATTATCTGGTGGCGACCACCCTTCCCGCTCAGCAGGCCGGGCTCGATCGCCAGTCGATCAGCAACTGGAGTGCATCGAGCACCTGGCTAGGCCTCAACGTCGAGAGTTCGGAAGTCTTCGGCGGCCAGCCGGAACACGCCTTCGTCACCTTCACCGCGCGCTGGCACGACAGCCAGGGTGAGCACAGTCACCGCGAGCGCTCCTCGTTCGTGCAGAACGGCGGGCGCTGGTACTTCATCGACCCGACCGTGCAGCTCAAGCTCGGGCGCAACGACAGCTGCCCTTGCGCCAGCGGGCAGAAGTTCAAGAAGTGTTGCGCGGGCTATTTCGGCGCATGA
- a CDS encoding LEA type 2 family protein produces MVGQWHTFKAFTLLLFLGLGGCASWFADDTLDPAVHLVKVEVMRAKLLEQKFILHFRIDNPNDSELTVRGLEYRVHLADMLLAEGEHEHWITVGAKSSAFYKVPIRTNLWPKVKDVVKMLKNPHQQVPYRLQGEMETGLFIAHYVHLERNGVIIPADLITE; encoded by the coding sequence ATGGTCGGTCAATGGCACACATTCAAAGCCTTCACGCTGCTGCTGTTTCTCGGGCTCGGCGGCTGTGCCTCATGGTTCGCCGACGACACCCTCGACCCCGCCGTGCATCTGGTGAAAGTCGAAGTGATGCGCGCCAAGTTGCTGGAGCAGAAATTCATCCTGCACTTTCGCATCGACAATCCCAATGACAGTGAGCTGACCGTGCGCGGCCTCGAATACCGCGTACATCTGGCGGACATGCTGCTGGCCGAGGGCGAGCATGAGCACTGGATCACCGTCGGGGCCAAAAGCAGTGCTTTCTATAAGGTGCCGATCCGCACCAACCTGTGGCCGAAGGTCAAGGACGTGGTGAAAATGCTGAAGAATCCGCACCAGCAGGTTCCCTACCGGCTGCAAGGCGAGATGGAAACCGGTTTATTCATCGCTCACTACGTGCACCTGGAACGCAATGGCGTGATAATCCCCGCCGATTTGATTACGGAGTGA